One region of Jatrophihabitans cynanchi genomic DNA includes:
- a CDS encoding sensor histidine kinase translates to MTVATTTGRRHAYGVAAVVALVALTLAASMAAAAVDKGNHDYYLDEIVGGVVSAITAVVGAIVALAAPRNVIGWFILASGVIGALAEALTEAGVHGVRTAPGSVHGAAYLVTFGVALRTLAPLLTDAAVPAYFPDGRLAGPRYRWLGWTLTATALVAVIASLVAPIETRLGNHWHGPFTPAGKLGDNLQGLDVLGVLLIIVCAVGAFAGLVHRWRRGGPVVRQQLLLFGCAIAVSALFLIAVLAVVTTSSSSGPPRFVFSLAGLPLPIAVAVAVLNHGLYDLRRAANRTILWLLLTTSIAAIYVAVVVVAAAASPDKSAWWPPALAAGVAALALVPLRDRLQRVVHRVVYGRWRDPYEVLSGLTAQLGATGDVERLLDAAVAQLGTELDLELISVRDASGTLVAGAAERANRSVPLHAYNTVVGELCFSQPDRQLSDSEQRLIRDLAAHLGGTMHARSLLDDLQRTRERLVLAREEERRRLRRDLHDGIGPALAGLTLKAETARALLTKDTDAAAWQLADLSEQIRATVVDVRHIVEGLRPPALDELGLVDACRQAVDRLTRGSDVTAELRPGPDVTTLPAAVEVAAFRIVLEAVTNVVRHAHARQCCVTLAHDDTDLVVVVVDDGTGLLDGPGAGHGLATMRERAEELGGTLSIVPAEPGLRVTAVLPTRPAGTVTS, encoded by the coding sequence GTGACTGTCGCTACCACGACGGGCCGCCGTCACGCCTACGGCGTGGCGGCGGTTGTCGCGCTCGTCGCGCTGACCCTCGCCGCGTCGATGGCCGCGGCCGCGGTCGACAAGGGCAACCACGACTACTACCTGGACGAGATCGTCGGCGGGGTGGTCAGCGCGATCACTGCGGTGGTCGGCGCGATTGTCGCGTTGGCTGCGCCGCGCAACGTGATCGGCTGGTTCATCCTGGCCAGCGGAGTGATCGGCGCGCTGGCCGAGGCGCTCACCGAGGCCGGCGTACACGGTGTCCGGACCGCCCCCGGATCAGTCCACGGCGCGGCGTACCTGGTGACCTTCGGGGTAGCGTTGCGCACCCTGGCGCCGTTGCTGACGGACGCAGCCGTCCCTGCCTATTTCCCGGACGGGCGCCTGGCCGGGCCACGCTACCGCTGGCTGGGCTGGACGCTGACCGCCACCGCGCTCGTGGCGGTGATAGCCAGCCTCGTCGCGCCGATCGAGACGCGGCTGGGCAACCACTGGCACGGCCCGTTCACGCCCGCCGGCAAGCTCGGGGACAACCTGCAGGGGCTCGACGTCCTCGGCGTGCTGCTGATCATCGTCTGCGCGGTCGGCGCCTTCGCCGGGCTGGTACATCGCTGGCGACGCGGCGGACCGGTGGTGCGTCAGCAGTTGCTGCTGTTCGGCTGCGCGATCGCCGTGTCGGCGCTGTTCCTCATCGCTGTGCTGGCCGTCGTCACCACATCGAGCAGCAGCGGGCCGCCCCGGTTCGTGTTCTCCCTCGCCGGCCTGCCACTGCCGATCGCCGTCGCGGTCGCTGTCCTCAACCACGGCCTGTACGACCTGCGCCGGGCGGCCAACCGCACCATCCTCTGGTTACTGCTCACCACCAGCATCGCCGCCATCTACGTCGCGGTCGTCGTCGTTGCGGCTGCCGCCAGCCCGGACAAGTCCGCGTGGTGGCCACCGGCGCTGGCCGCAGGGGTCGCCGCGCTCGCGCTCGTGCCGCTGCGCGACCGGCTGCAACGTGTCGTGCACCGCGTCGTCTATGGACGATGGCGCGACCCCTACGAGGTGCTCTCGGGCCTCACCGCGCAGCTCGGGGCCACCGGTGACGTCGAGCGCCTGCTCGATGCCGCCGTCGCCCAGCTCGGCACTGAGCTCGACCTGGAGCTCATCAGCGTGCGCGATGCCTCCGGGACGCTCGTCGCCGGCGCGGCCGAGCGCGCGAACCGGTCAGTTCCCCTGCACGCGTACAACACCGTCGTGGGCGAATTGTGCTTCAGCCAGCCGGATCGCCAGCTCAGCGACTCAGAGCAGCGGCTCATCCGCGACCTCGCCGCGCACCTCGGCGGCACCATGCACGCGCGTTCCCTGCTCGACGACCTGCAGCGCACGCGCGAACGCCTCGTGCTGGCACGCGAGGAAGAGCGACGACGACTGCGTCGCGACCTGCATGACGGGATCGGGCCGGCGCTCGCCGGCCTCACCCTCAAGGCCGAGACCGCACGCGCACTACTGACCAAGGACACCGACGCGGCAGCGTGGCAGCTGGCCGATCTCAGCGAACAGATCCGGGCCACCGTCGTCGACGTGCGACACATCGTCGAAGGACTGCGCCCACCTGCACTCGACGAACTCGGGCTCGTCGACGCCTGCCGCCAAGCGGTCGACCGGCTCACCCGCGGCTCCGACGTCACCGCTGAACTGCGCCCGGGTCCGGACGTGACGACGTTGCCGGCCGCGGTCGAGGTGGCCGCGTTCCGGATCGTGCTCGAGGCGGTGACCAACGTCGTGCGCCACGCGCACGCACGCCAGTGCTGCGTGACGCTCGCCCACGATGACACCGACCTGGTCGTGGTCGTCGTCGACGACGGCACCGGCCTGCTCGACGGCCCCGGAGCCGGACACGGTCTGGCGACCATGCGCGAACGGGCCGAAGAACTCGGCGGCACCCTGTCCATCGTCCCGGCCGAGCCCGGGCTGCGCGTGACAGCCGTACTGCCGACCCGGCCCGCCGGGACCGTGACATCGTGA
- a CDS encoding response regulator, whose protein sequence is MTRVLIVDDHPVFRDGLTGLLATLDAVQIAGAVGTAEQALDAVRQSPPDVVLMDLNLPGASGVEATRQVLDLAPATAVLVITMVDDDDSVLAALRAGARGYVLKGASAEEISAAIRTVAAGGAVFGAAIASRLAAQPAPSAAVPLGPNLTHRESEVLALLADGLSNKQIARTLDLSLKTVQNHVSHILDKLQAADRTQAALRARGITPR, encoded by the coding sequence GTGACCCGCGTGCTGATCGTCGACGACCACCCGGTGTTCCGCGACGGCCTGACCGGGCTGCTCGCCACCCTCGACGCCGTCCAGATCGCCGGCGCGGTCGGCACCGCAGAACAAGCCCTCGACGCGGTACGCCAGTCGCCGCCCGACGTGGTCCTGATGGACCTCAACCTGCCCGGCGCCTCCGGCGTCGAGGCGACCCGGCAAGTCCTCGACCTCGCGCCGGCCACCGCGGTCCTGGTCATCACCATGGTCGACGACGATGACTCGGTGCTGGCCGCGCTGCGCGCCGGAGCCCGCGGTTACGTGCTCAAGGGCGCCTCGGCGGAAGAGATCAGCGCGGCGATCCGCACCGTCGCGGCCGGTGGCGCCGTCTTCGGCGCAGCAATTGCCAGCCGCCTTGCCGCCCAGCCCGCGCCAAGCGCCGCGGTACCACTCGGCCCCAACCTGACCCACCGAGAAAGCGAAGTACTGGCGCTACTCGCGGACGGCCTGAGCAACAAACAGATCGCCCGCACCCTGGACCTGTCGCTGAAGACGGTGCAGAACCACGTCTCCCACATCCTCGACAAGCTCCAGGCCGCCGACCGCACCCAAGCCGCGCTTCGCGCCCGCGGGATCACGCCGCGCTGA
- a CDS encoding KAP family P-loop NTPase fold protein → MPQADNPIESASDDLLRRGKVAKSVSDSLRVVDASRGYVFGVLGPWGSGKTSLVNLVRENLAQMPAVPVLDFNPWMFSGAEQLMESFFNEMAGQLRLKGKRFTAIADSLDSYAQLLTPFMGLPVVGAWLARFRSASGYVKKVSDERKGTIQTRRADLVKHLSDLDVPIVVVIDDIDRLTTAEVREIFKLVRLTASFPNVIYLLAFDRRRVEEALTDDGVVGRDYLEKIMQTTVDIPQLPERLLLTTFGRVLNEAIDATGARIRFDEARWPDVLSEIVWPLIKNMRDVRRFASSIDASLRELQDDIELVDLLALEAIRVFMPDTFNAIYGCQAYLTEVRDTFAIHAGRDDIGKAAVESLIATAESEGHRDIASAMMERLFPAGLRYTSGSRHGSDWLASWFKARRVAHGEILRRYLERLAGEGMDAFIAAERLYGHFTDQAALEAALDEIEPSLLEDVISALTAYEHEYRAESVLPASVVLLNKLPSVPERQRGVWDLVDARIVVARVVLRLIRKLETEDDVLAIVKAALPQIRYLSSRLELITIVGHQEGAGHRLVAEADAAALETELGAQVVATPPAVLAGERDLLRLLYGAHKFGADVPAYLKNNGTPELFVAVISDARSFIRSQATGSRAVRRSARLSWEALVTVFGSQDAVRDAVDRARGFDDSEDFASLIDLADRYLGGWKPPDFGDDD, encoded by the coding sequence ATGCCTCAGGCAGACAATCCAATCGAGAGCGCTTCAGACGACCTGCTTCGTCGCGGCAAGGTCGCCAAGTCGGTGTCTGACAGCCTGCGTGTCGTCGACGCCAGCCGTGGCTATGTTTTTGGCGTACTCGGTCCTTGGGGTTCCGGCAAGACCTCGTTGGTCAACCTCGTCCGAGAGAACCTGGCCCAGATGCCAGCGGTGCCGGTACTCGACTTCAACCCGTGGATGTTCTCGGGCGCCGAGCAGCTGATGGAGTCCTTCTTCAACGAGATGGCTGGTCAGCTGCGGCTCAAGGGCAAGCGGTTCACAGCGATCGCCGACTCGCTTGACTCGTACGCCCAGCTACTCACGCCGTTCATGGGATTGCCGGTCGTCGGAGCCTGGCTGGCCCGCTTCCGCAGCGCTTCAGGCTACGTCAAGAAGGTGAGCGACGAGCGTAAGGGCACCATCCAGACCCGCCGGGCCGACCTGGTCAAGCATCTGAGCGACCTGGACGTGCCGATCGTCGTCGTCATCGACGATATCGACCGTCTCACCACGGCCGAGGTGCGCGAGATCTTCAAGCTGGTCCGTCTCACGGCGAGCTTCCCCAACGTGATCTACCTGCTCGCCTTTGATCGTCGCCGGGTCGAAGAGGCGCTGACTGACGATGGCGTCGTCGGCCGCGACTACCTCGAAAAGATCATGCAGACGACGGTAGACATTCCGCAGCTGCCAGAGCGACTGCTCCTGACCACCTTCGGACGCGTGCTGAACGAAGCGATCGATGCCACGGGCGCTCGCATCCGATTCGACGAAGCTCGCTGGCCGGATGTCCTATCCGAGATCGTCTGGCCGTTGATCAAGAACATGCGGGACGTCCGCCGGTTCGCCAGCTCGATAGACGCCTCGCTCCGAGAGTTGCAGGATGACATCGAGCTCGTCGATCTCTTAGCGCTTGAGGCGATCCGCGTGTTCATGCCCGATACGTTCAATGCGATCTATGGATGCCAGGCCTACCTGACCGAAGTGCGGGACACGTTCGCAATCCACGCCGGCCGAGATGACATCGGCAAGGCAGCTGTCGAATCGCTGATTGCGACGGCCGAGTCCGAAGGACATCGCGACATCGCCTCAGCAATGATGGAGCGCCTCTTCCCTGCGGGGTTGCGGTACACCTCGGGGAGTCGCCACGGGTCTGACTGGCTCGCCTCGTGGTTCAAGGCGCGACGCGTTGCCCACGGTGAGATACTGCGTCGCTATCTGGAACGACTCGCTGGCGAGGGCATGGACGCGTTCATCGCCGCTGAACGTTTGTACGGACATTTCACTGACCAAGCCGCTCTAGAGGCGGCACTAGACGAGATCGAGCCGAGCCTGCTGGAAGACGTCATCTCAGCGCTTACGGCTTATGAGCACGAGTACCGGGCGGAGTCTGTCCTCCCGGCATCGGTGGTCTTGCTCAATAAGCTCCCATCCGTCCCAGAGCGCCAGCGCGGAGTCTGGGATCTGGTCGATGCACGCATCGTCGTCGCACGGGTTGTGCTTCGTTTGATCCGCAAGCTGGAAACCGAAGACGATGTTCTCGCCATAGTGAAGGCCGCGCTGCCGCAGATTCGCTACCTGTCGTCACGCCTCGAGCTGATAACGATCGTCGGGCACCAGGAGGGTGCAGGGCACAGGCTCGTCGCCGAGGCGGACGCCGCAGCATTGGAAACGGAGCTGGGCGCACAGGTCGTCGCTACCCCGCCGGCAGTGTTGGCGGGCGAACGCGATCTGCTCCGCCTCCTTTACGGTGCGCACAAGTTCGGTGCCGACGTCCCGGCATACCTCAAGAACAACGGCACTCCCGAACTGTTCGTAGCAGTGATCAGCGACGCTCGGAGCTTCATACGGAGTCAGGCGACGGGAAGTCGCGCCGTCCGGAGGTCGGCGCGACTGTCCTGGGAGGCGCTGGTCACGGTCTTCGGATCGCAGGATGCGGTCAGAGATGCCGTGGATCGGGCGCGCGGTTTCGACGACTCCGAGGATTTCGCATCCCTAATCGACCTAGCTGATCGGTACTTGGGCGGATGGAAGCCACCCGACTTCGGCGACGATGACTAG
- a CDS encoding ROK family glucokinase has translation MPLAIGVDIGGTKVSGGVVDDAGRVIDRERRATPGTDVRATEDVIVEVVSSLAARHDVCAAGIGAAGWISNDRATVLFSPHLAWRNEPLREALAGRIELPLIVENDANASAYAEYRFGAARDEPAVVCVTLGTGIGGGLVLGGAVYRGAYGLACEYGHMTLVPDGRLCACGNRGCWEMYASGRALARDARELAAESPVAAARLIELAGSAEEITGPLVTAAAAAGDPAASSICTDMGRWLGRGLASLAAALDPSVFVIGGGVSAAGELLLRPAREEFEHTLTGRGFRPFARVALAALGPDAGLVGAAELARRAV, from the coding sequence ATGCCGCTGGCCATCGGTGTCGACATCGGCGGCACCAAGGTGTCCGGGGGAGTGGTTGACGACGCCGGCCGGGTGATCGACCGCGAACGCCGCGCCACGCCGGGCACCGACGTGCGCGCCACCGAGGACGTGATCGTTGAGGTGGTCAGCTCGCTCGCTGCGCGGCACGACGTGTGCGCCGCGGGAATCGGGGCGGCGGGCTGGATCTCCAACGACCGGGCGACTGTGCTGTTCTCGCCGCACCTGGCCTGGCGCAACGAGCCGCTGCGTGAGGCGCTGGCCGGGCGGATCGAACTGCCGCTCATCGTCGAGAACGACGCGAACGCCTCGGCGTACGCCGAGTACCGCTTCGGCGCCGCGCGGGACGAGCCGGCCGTCGTGTGCGTCACGCTCGGCACCGGCATCGGCGGCGGGCTGGTGCTCGGGGGCGCTGTCTACCGTGGCGCGTACGGGCTGGCGTGCGAGTACGGGCACATGACGCTCGTTCCCGACGGGCGGTTGTGTGCCTGCGGCAACCGGGGCTGCTGGGAGATGTATGCGTCGGGACGGGCGCTGGCTCGCGATGCGCGCGAGCTGGCGGCCGAGTCGCCTGTTGCCGCCGCCCGGCTGATCGAGCTGGCCGGCAGCGCCGAGGAGATCACCGGACCACTCGTCACCGCCGCTGCCGCCGCCGGCGATCCCGCCGCATCGTCGATCTGCACGGACATGGGGCGCTGGCTCGGCCGCGGGCTGGCCTCGCTGGCCGCCGCCCTGGACCCGTCGGTGTTCGTGATCGGTGGCGGGGTCTCTGCCGCCGGCGAGTTGCTGCTGCGCCCGGCCCGCGAGGAGTTCGAGCACACCCTGACCGGTCGCGGCTTCCGTCCGTTCGCTCGGGTCGCGCTGGCTGCGCTCGGCCCGGACGCCGGCCTGGTCGGCGCCGCCGAGTTGGCCCGCCGCGCCGTTTAG
- a CDS encoding MFS transporter, whose translation MLMVLTGAAFLIFAQAFMIAPILPRLAQVFGSRVGLIGLAVPAYLVPYGVASLVWGPLADRIGKRPVIIVCLATFAGLTAATATATGAGAFILWRAAAGLAASGIIPVSVALIGDVVPYDRRGHALGWLFGGMAGGMAIGSTAGALAEPVVGWASLFLVVAVAAAIAAAFVAGTVPGQPRPVWSEPRRAVARGYLDLLADSRARRTYYFVGFNAVLHSGIYTWLGLYLHQRFGLGPIGIGLGLLGYGIPGFLLGPVIGRLADRVGRARLIPSGLAIGAFIALGLAAPAPLVVVAVLVTALSLGYDLTQPLLAGIVTDLPARHGQAVALMAVTLFTGFGVGSLLFQAALSYGFAVALTIFGVAALLAAAFAVPIFAGERAPRAL comes from the coding sequence ATGTTGATGGTGCTGACCGGCGCGGCCTTTCTGATCTTCGCGCAGGCCTTCATGATCGCCCCGATCCTTCCGCGCCTGGCGCAGGTCTTCGGCAGCCGAGTGGGACTCATCGGTCTGGCGGTGCCCGCCTATCTCGTCCCGTACGGCGTGGCGAGCCTGGTGTGGGGGCCGCTCGCGGATCGGATCGGGAAGCGTCCGGTCATCATCGTCTGCCTGGCCACATTCGCCGGCCTGACCGCCGCCACGGCCACCGCAACCGGGGCGGGCGCGTTCATCCTGTGGCGGGCCGCGGCCGGCCTGGCTGCAAGCGGAATCATCCCGGTCAGCGTCGCGCTGATCGGCGACGTCGTGCCCTACGACAGGCGCGGGCATGCCCTCGGGTGGCTGTTCGGTGGCATGGCCGGTGGCATGGCCATCGGCTCCACGGCCGGGGCCCTGGCAGAACCCGTCGTCGGCTGGGCCAGCCTGTTCCTGGTCGTCGCCGTGGCCGCCGCCATCGCCGCTGCGTTCGTGGCCGGCACGGTGCCGGGTCAGCCGCGACCGGTCTGGTCCGAGCCGCGCCGAGCGGTGGCACGTGGCTATCTCGATCTGCTGGCTGACTCCCGCGCGCGTCGTACCTACTACTTCGTCGGGTTCAACGCGGTGTTGCACTCGGGGATCTACACCTGGCTCGGGCTGTACCTGCACCAGCGTTTCGGACTCGGGCCGATCGGTATCGGTCTGGGCCTGCTCGGCTACGGCATTCCCGGTTTCCTGCTCGGGCCGGTGATCGGTCGGCTGGCCGACCGAGTCGGGCGGGCCCGACTGATACCGTCCGGCCTCGCGATCGGAGCGTTCATCGCGCTCGGACTTGCCGCCCCGGCACCGCTGGTGGTCGTGGCCGTGCTGGTGACCGCGCTGTCGCTCGGTTACGACCTGACCCAACCCCTGCTCGCCGGTATCGTCACCGACCTGCCCGCCCGGCACGGCCAGGCGGTCGCGCTGATGGCCGTCACGTTGTTCACCGGCTTCGGCGTCGGCAGCTTGCTGTTCCAAGCCGCACTCAGCTACGGATTCGCCGTCGCGTTGACCATCTTCGGGGTGGCCGCCCTGCTTGCCGCCGCCTTCGCCGTGCCGATCTTCGCGGGTGAACGCGCTCCTCGCGCGCTCTGA
- a CDS encoding NAD-dependent epimerase/dehydratase family protein produces the protein MRIFFTGGSGKAGRHVAPYLAEQGHQVTNADLVPMRHPGVADLRVDLTDAGETYSALAGLATFEELDLPSKPSYDAVVHFAAVPAILLRSDAATYATNVLSTFNVLEAATRLGVRKIVFASSETTYGICFAQGERRPLYVPVDENHPTVPEDAYAMSKVAGEVTARSFQARTGADVYGLRINNVIEPHKYAQKFPAFLADPSLRRRNLFAYIDVRDLGQLVQRCLQTDGLGYEVFNVANADMSVAATTQEIQDRFYNGVEVRRKLARDETFYAIDKARDLLGFAPRHSWREVLSDPGAGHG, from the coding sequence ATGCGCATCTTCTTCACCGGTGGCAGCGGGAAGGCCGGCAGGCACGTTGCGCCGTATCTCGCCGAGCAAGGCCACCAGGTCACGAACGCCGACCTCGTCCCGATGCGGCACCCAGGGGTCGCTGATCTTCGCGTCGACCTCACCGACGCAGGGGAGACCTACTCGGCGCTCGCCGGGCTAGCGACCTTCGAGGAGCTGGATCTACCGTCGAAGCCGAGCTACGACGCTGTGGTGCACTTCGCCGCGGTACCGGCGATCCTGCTGAGGTCCGACGCAGCGACGTACGCGACGAACGTGCTCAGCACCTTCAACGTGCTCGAGGCCGCGACCCGGCTGGGGGTGCGCAAGATCGTGTTCGCGTCCTCGGAGACCACCTACGGGATCTGTTTCGCTCAGGGCGAGCGGCGCCCGCTCTACGTGCCGGTCGATGAGAATCATCCGACGGTTCCTGAGGATGCCTACGCGATGTCGAAGGTTGCCGGCGAGGTGACAGCGCGCTCGTTCCAGGCGCGGACCGGGGCGGACGTGTACGGCTTGCGGATCAACAACGTCATCGAGCCCCACAAGTACGCGCAGAAGTTCCCTGCCTTCCTCGCTGACCCGTCGCTACGGCGCCGCAACCTGTTCGCCTACATCGACGTCCGTGACCTTGGGCAGCTGGTGCAACGATGCCTGCAGACCGATGGACTGGGTTACGAGGTCTTCAACGTCGCGAACGCCGACATGTCCGTGGCTGCGACGACTCAGGAAATCCAGGACCGCTTCTACAACGGCGTGGAGGTACGCCGGAAGTTGGCTCGCGACGAGACCTTCTACGCGATCGACAAGGCCCGCGACCTGCTTGGCTTCGCCCCGCGTCACTCCTGGCGCGAGGTGCTCAGTGACCCTGGCGCTGGCCACGGCTGA
- a CDS encoding Smr/MutS family protein has translation MKLKLDLHDIYNRGDEIERALHAIIDEAVTKKAPLVEIITGKGSGQLKKRVLRFLDRNDIKAVYHRVEKDSDNFGRVFVHFRWK, from the coding sequence GTGAAGCTGAAGCTGGACCTGCACGACATCTACAACCGTGGCGACGAAATCGAGCGCGCGCTTCACGCGATCATCGATGAGGCGGTCACCAAGAAGGCGCCGCTCGTCGAGATCATCACCGGTAAGGGGTCCGGCCAGCTCAAGAAGCGGGTCCTGCGCTTCCTCGACCGCAACGACATCAAGGCCGTCTATCACCGGGTCGAGAAGGACTCCGACAACTTCGGACGCGTCTTCGTCCACTTCCGCTGGAAGTAG
- a CDS encoding CGNR zinc finger domain-containing protein produces the protein MERPLTGEPLSVDLLNTVWVERGQDRDWLATVSGLRSWLRERELPAGRTDEHVRATLVHTRSVLRAVIDGLAGAEEQLNAVLARGLIVRALDHGQLRERVVLSDETWRLAWQAADDYLHLRSTGPASIRRCAQPPCVLFFYDPSGRRRWCSMAGCGNRAKARRHYAREKAVGSGPEPAA, from the coding sequence GTGGAACGTCCGCTGACCGGTGAACCGCTCAGCGTCGACCTGCTCAACACCGTATGGGTCGAACGCGGCCAGGACCGCGATTGGCTGGCTACCGTGTCCGGCTTGCGCAGCTGGCTGCGGGAGCGCGAACTGCCGGCTGGGCGCACCGACGAGCACGTGCGGGCGACGCTCGTGCATACCCGGTCGGTACTCCGAGCTGTGATCGACGGGCTCGCCGGGGCCGAGGAGCAGCTCAATGCCGTCCTGGCGCGTGGGTTGATCGTTCGGGCACTCGACCATGGTCAGCTCCGGGAGCGGGTGGTACTCAGCGATGAGACTTGGCGCCTTGCCTGGCAGGCCGCCGACGACTACCTGCACCTACGCAGCACTGGCCCGGCGTCGATTCGGCGCTGCGCACAGCCGCCCTGCGTCCTGTTCTTCTATGACCCGTCCGGCCGCCGCCGCTGGTGTTCGATGGCCGGGTGCGGCAACCGGGCCAAGGCTCGGCGGCACTACGCGCGGGAGAAGGCCGTTGGATCCGGCCCCGAGCCGGCCGCGTGA